The following proteins are encoded in a genomic region of Nicotiana sylvestris chromosome 4, ASM39365v2, whole genome shotgun sequence:
- the LOC104210762 gene encoding uncharacterized protein — MGNFNSCTVLPTIRNSKAARVVLPGGEIRQFREPIKAAELMLENPNNFLVNSSSLNIGRRFSALSADEDLEFGNVYIMFPMKRVNSVVTASDMTVLLLAANSAAKRISGGKVKISPEVSAPAPESTPEINAGGRNSDGVEGFPVEHELKYRLSCRSRKPSLETILEEPVCSR, encoded by the coding sequence ATGGGAAACTTTAATTCATGTACTGTTTTACCAACGATAAGGAATTCAAAAGCAGCCAGAGTTGTTCTACCAGGAGGAGAAATCAGACAATTTCGTGAACCAATAAAAGCAGCAGAACTCATGTTAGAGAACCCAAATAATTTTTTAGTGAATTCAAGTTCGTTAAATATTGGTCGTAGATTTTCAGCTTTGTCTGCCGATGAAGATTTGGAGTTTGGAAATGTTTATATTATGTTTCCAATGAAGAGAGTGAATTCAGTTGTGACAGCTTCTGATATGACTGTGCTTTTATTGGCTGCTAATTCTGCTGCTAAGAGAATTTCTGGAGGAAAGGTTAAGATTTCGCCGGAAGTGTCAGCGCCGGCGCCGGAGTCAACGCCGGAGATCAACGCCGGTGGACGGAATTCGGATGGGGTTGAAGGGTTTCCGGTGGAGCATGAGTTGAAGTATAGGTTGTCATGTAGATCAAGGAAACCTTCGTTAGAGACTATTTTGGAAGAACCAGTTTGTTCTAGATGA
- the LOC138889437 gene encoding uncharacterized protein, translating into MQQPQTMQHVQQMNICCELCGDSHMSDMCPTNPEFIYYVGQQNRGPPNQHAQYGNSYNPNWRNHPNFSWGRNQQNQNQYRPQGNFNQPQRPPQQMEESTNDLLKKLLIDNQQLRTDFRNLERQMGNGRELEEIPKKKKDKLIPEGELIPKVTQEQKNAAEVLEPLEAPRPPPPFPQRLQKKNDDRMFTKFLSMLSQVQLNIPLVDVLREIPKYAKYIKDIVAHKRRLTDFETVALTEECTSRVQNKLPQKLKDPGSFTIPVRIGNVDVGRALCDLGASINLMPLSLFKQLGLGAPRPTTVMLQLADRSIEHPEGVIEDVLL; encoded by the exons ATGCAGCAACCACAGACAATGCAACACGTACAACAGATGAATATTTGCTGTGAACTCTGTGGTGACAGTCATATGAGTGATATGTGCCCCACGAATCCAGAATTCATCTATTATGTGGGGCAACAGAATAGAGGTCCACCGAATCAGCATGCACAATATGGGAATTCTTACAATCCTAACTGGAGGAATCATCCCAATTTCTCATGGGGTAGAAATCAGCAGAATCAGAATCAGTATAGACCCCAAGGGAATTTCAATCAGCCTCAAAGACCACCCCAACAAATGGAAGAAAGTACCAATGATCTGCTAAAGAAGttgttgattgacaatcagcAACTCAGGACCGACTTCAGAAATCTTGAAAGGCAAATGGG AAACGGGAGGGAGCTAGAAGAAAtaccaaagaaaaagaaagacaagcTCATACCTGAGGGAGAGTTGATCCCTAAAGTGACTCAAGAGCAAAAGAATGCTGCTGAAGTTTTAGAGCCCTTGGAGGCCCCTAGACCACCACCACCTTTTCCCcagagattgcagaaaaagaatgacgaTCGCATGTTCACAAAATTCCTCTCTATGTTGAGCCAagttcaattgaatattccactCGTTGATGTGCTTCGGGAAATTCCAAAGTATGCTAAATACATAAAAGATATAGTAGCTCACAAGAGAAGATTAACTGACTTTGagacagttgcacttactgaggagtgcacttctagggtccaaaataagctccctcaaaagcttaaggatcctggcAGCTTTACAATTCCTGTGCGTATTGGTAATGTGGATGTAGGTCGTGCTctgtgtgatttgggggcaagcatAAATCTGATGCCCCTATCTTTGTTCAAACAATTAGGTCTGGGAGCTCCAAGGCCAACTACTGTgatgttgcagctggctgacagaTCGATAGAACATCCTgaaggggtgattgaagatgtgttgcTGTAG
- the LOC104210764 gene encoding GDSL esterase/lipase 6, which translates to MNFASAGSGVLRATNQDLGVTPIQDQLQQFKTLVQQNLINNKLIQNSLFFFESGSNDIFSYFYPFGGPTLTPDAYVQSMLSEVTNFIDQISKLGARRIGLFSLGPVGCVPARTLLPGAPVTKCYGKMNKMVKNYNMGLENLGKSIPIKYPGSFAVYGAVYKTVQTFRTNPKRYGFSDVTNACCGDGTLGGLLQCGKEGYKLCVKPNEYLFWDYFHPSEHTYKLISKALWSGSHSRIRPVNLKTLANMTLIQH; encoded by the exons ATGAACTTTGCTAGTGCTGGTAGTGGAGTTTTACGAGCAACAAATCAAGATTTG GGAGTGACTCCAATACAAGATCAACTTCAACAATTCAAAACCTTAGTCCAACAAAACCTTATAAACAATAAACTAATCCAAAATTCACTCTTCTTCTTCGAGTCAGGCTCTAACGACATTTTCAGCTACTTCTATCCATTTGGTGGTCCAACTCTAACCCCAGATGCATACGTTCAGTCCATGTTATCTGAAGTTACAAATTTTATTGATCAAATTTCCAAGCTCGGGGCTCGTCGAATCGGTTTGTTTTCGTTAGGCCCTGTTGGTTGCGTACCAGCCAGGACCCTCTTGCCTGGTGCACCAGTTACCAAATGTTATGGAAAGATGAATAAAATGGTCAAGAATTATAATATGGGATTAGAGAATTTGGGAAAGAGTATACCAATCAAGTATCCTGGTTCTTTTGCTGTTTATGGAGCTGTGTACAAGACTGTTCAGACCTTCAGAACTAATCCTAAACGTTATG GGTTTTCTGATGTGACAAATGCATGTTGTGGCGATGGAACACTTGGAGGATTGCTGCAATGTGGTAAAGAAGGTTACAAGTTATGTGTAAAGCCCAATGAATACTTGTTTTGGGATTACTTCCACCCATCAGAACATACTTATAAACTCATCTCAAAGGCATTATGGAGTGGAAGTCATTCTCGAATTCGACCTGTCAATCTCAAAACACTGGCCAACATGACTCTTATTCAGCACTAA